The following coding sequences lie in one Carassius carassius chromosome 1, fCarCar2.1, whole genome shotgun sequence genomic window:
- the glis2b gene encoding zinc finger protein GLIS2b isoform X1 → MAVIVAGSGPHAVMLSLDEPLDLKVQRGRGRGTRSPPTLTPSLIHAKGAGQLRMADDGTAVIVPVSPASPHTGVLQAKSETPTPPAVDLSMSPSSRNTACSPDLSNGNGSAPVFPRDSAHIRYVEGGATSQTFQFFLPIGGGGGLHLPSSMFIRQPKDTRASPDLSADEQLACRWRKCHLLFDSLQDLVDHVNDFHVKPEKESGYCCHWEGCARKGRGFNARYKMLIHIRTHTNEKPHRCPTCNKSFSRLENLKIHNRSHTGEKPYICPYEGCNKRYSNSSDRFKHTRTHYVDKPYYCKMVGCLKRYTDPSSLRKHIKAHGHFVAQEQGGPGGVGSLMKQGQIAGAGKESELTYVSGAHFIIPGAAAALLGGHGLQGLGGSLPLSPLNPHPLDLSTLGCPSSPPAGLRKTSILSFSGSPLGLAKSPLLSHTFSSSTLGLPMVPILGSERRDHGKARGEEGEDEIHGGVLNLSTGASNDPLSWVVIPSGSVVLKPAVVN, encoded by the exons ATGGCTGTCATT GTTGCAGGCTCTGGACCGCATGCCGTCATGCTGTCCTTAGACGAGCCACTGGACCTGAAGGTGCAGAGGGGGCGGGGCAGAGGCACCAGGTCTCCGCccactctcactccctctctcattCACGCCAAGGGGGCGGGGCAGCTGCGGATGGCAGATGACGGGACGGCCGTCATCGTTCCAGTATCCCCTGCCTCTCCACACACAG GTGTCCTGCAGGCTAAATCGGAGACCCCCACACCGCCTGCTGTGGACCTCAGCATGTCCCCGTCCTCCAGAAACACCGCCTGCTCTCCAGATCTCTCCAATGGAAATGGCTCAGCTCCTGTTTTCCCCAGG GACTCGGCTCATATCCGTTACGTGGAGGGAGGGGCGACATCTCAAACGTTCCAGTTCTTCCTCCCCATTGGAGGAGGTGGAGGGCTTCACCTGCCTTCTTCGATGTTCATTCGGCAGCCCAAGGACACAAGAGCTTCTCCAGACCTCTCCGCAGATGAACAGCTGGCCTGTCGCTGGAGGAAG TGCCACCTACTTTTTGACTCCTTGCAAGACCTGGTGGATCACGTCAATGACTTCCATGTAAAGCCTGAGAAGGAATCTGGGTACTGTTGCCACTGGGAGGGATGTGCACGCAAAGGACGGGGATTCAATGCCAG GTACAAGATGTTGATACACATCCGTACTCACACCAATGAGAAACCTCACCGCTGTCCTACCTGCAACAAGAGCTTTTCCCGCCTGGAGAACCTCAAGATACACAACCGCTCGCATACAG GAGAGAAGCCCTACATCTGTCCTTACGAGGGCTGCAACAAGCGCTACTCAAATTCCAGTGACCGGTTcaaacacacgcgcacgcacTATGTGGACAAGCCCTACTACTGCAAGATGGTGGGCTGCTTAAAACGCTACACGGACCCCAGCTCCCTGAGGAAGCATATTAAGGCTCACGGGCACTTTGTCGCCCAGGAGCAGGGAGGTCCGGGTGGGGTGGGATCTCTGATGAAGCAGGGGCAGATTGCAGGGGCAGGGAAAGAATCTGAGCTGACTTATGTCAGTGGGGCCCACTTTATCATTCCTGGTGCTGCCGCTGCTCTCCTGGGTGGTCATGGTCTGCAGGGTCTTGGAGGATCCCTCCCCTTGTCTCCTCTCAATCCCCACCCCTTGGACTTGAGCACACTAGGATGCCCAAGCTCCCCTCCAGCTGGGCTTAGGAAGACCTCCATCCTGTCCTTCAGTGGTTCCCCTCTTGGCCTGGCCAAATCACCCTTGCTCTCTCATACCTTCTCATCTTCCACGTTGGGGTTGCCCATGGTGCCAATTTTGGGCTCGGAGCGCAGGGACCATGGCAAGGCCAGAGGTGAGGAGGGTGAGGacgagatccacggtggagtgcTCAACTTGTCTACAGGGGCATCCAACGACCCCCTGTCTTGGGTTGTCATCCCTTCTGGCTCAGTGGTGCTTAAGCCAGCTGTGGTCAACTGA
- the glis2b gene encoding zinc finger protein GLIS2b isoform X2: MLSLDEPLDLKVQRGRGRGTRSPPTLTPSLIHAKGAGQLRMADDGTAVIVPVSPASPHTGVLQAKSETPTPPAVDLSMSPSSRNTACSPDLSNGNGSAPVFPRDSAHIRYVEGGATSQTFQFFLPIGGGGGLHLPSSMFIRQPKDTRASPDLSADEQLACRWRKCHLLFDSLQDLVDHVNDFHVKPEKESGYCCHWEGCARKGRGFNARYKMLIHIRTHTNEKPHRCPTCNKSFSRLENLKIHNRSHTGEKPYICPYEGCNKRYSNSSDRFKHTRTHYVDKPYYCKMVGCLKRYTDPSSLRKHIKAHGHFVAQEQGGPGGVGSLMKQGQIAGAGKESELTYVSGAHFIIPGAAAALLGGHGLQGLGGSLPLSPLNPHPLDLSTLGCPSSPPAGLRKTSILSFSGSPLGLAKSPLLSHTFSSSTLGLPMVPILGSERRDHGKARGEEGEDEIHGGVLNLSTGASNDPLSWVVIPSGSVVLKPAVVN; encoded by the exons ATGCTGTCCTTAGACGAGCCACTGGACCTGAAGGTGCAGAGGGGGCGGGGCAGAGGCACCAGGTCTCCGCccactctcactccctctctcattCACGCCAAGGGGGCGGGGCAGCTGCGGATGGCAGATGACGGGACGGCCGTCATCGTTCCAGTATCCCCTGCCTCTCCACACACAG GTGTCCTGCAGGCTAAATCGGAGACCCCCACACCGCCTGCTGTGGACCTCAGCATGTCCCCGTCCTCCAGAAACACCGCCTGCTCTCCAGATCTCTCCAATGGAAATGGCTCAGCTCCTGTTTTCCCCAGG GACTCGGCTCATATCCGTTACGTGGAGGGAGGGGCGACATCTCAAACGTTCCAGTTCTTCCTCCCCATTGGAGGAGGTGGAGGGCTTCACCTGCCTTCTTCGATGTTCATTCGGCAGCCCAAGGACACAAGAGCTTCTCCAGACCTCTCCGCAGATGAACAGCTGGCCTGTCGCTGGAGGAAG TGCCACCTACTTTTTGACTCCTTGCAAGACCTGGTGGATCACGTCAATGACTTCCATGTAAAGCCTGAGAAGGAATCTGGGTACTGTTGCCACTGGGAGGGATGTGCACGCAAAGGACGGGGATTCAATGCCAG GTACAAGATGTTGATACACATCCGTACTCACACCAATGAGAAACCTCACCGCTGTCCTACCTGCAACAAGAGCTTTTCCCGCCTGGAGAACCTCAAGATACACAACCGCTCGCATACAG GAGAGAAGCCCTACATCTGTCCTTACGAGGGCTGCAACAAGCGCTACTCAAATTCCAGTGACCGGTTcaaacacacgcgcacgcacTATGTGGACAAGCCCTACTACTGCAAGATGGTGGGCTGCTTAAAACGCTACACGGACCCCAGCTCCCTGAGGAAGCATATTAAGGCTCACGGGCACTTTGTCGCCCAGGAGCAGGGAGGTCCGGGTGGGGTGGGATCTCTGATGAAGCAGGGGCAGATTGCAGGGGCAGGGAAAGAATCTGAGCTGACTTATGTCAGTGGGGCCCACTTTATCATTCCTGGTGCTGCCGCTGCTCTCCTGGGTGGTCATGGTCTGCAGGGTCTTGGAGGATCCCTCCCCTTGTCTCCTCTCAATCCCCACCCCTTGGACTTGAGCACACTAGGATGCCCAAGCTCCCCTCCAGCTGGGCTTAGGAAGACCTCCATCCTGTCCTTCAGTGGTTCCCCTCTTGGCCTGGCCAAATCACCCTTGCTCTCTCATACCTTCTCATCTTCCACGTTGGGGTTGCCCATGGTGCCAATTTTGGGCTCGGAGCGCAGGGACCATGGCAAGGCCAGAGGTGAGGAGGGTGAGGacgagatccacggtggagtgcTCAACTTGTCTACAGGGGCATCCAACGACCCCCTGTCTTGGGTTGTCATCCCTTCTGGCTCAGTGGTGCTTAAGCCAGCTGTGGTCAACTGA